One genomic segment of Euzebya sp. includes these proteins:
- a CDS encoding TetR/AcrR family transcriptional regulator, whose protein sequence is MSVRPTPNAMPDGDPSGTVQGDVAVLVGDLLSADAPDGDRDDVAEALVQAGRDMMATTGIRRLRMDDVARRAGYGRATLYRRFATRDDLVWAVVTVEVDQALRHIGARLLALPTLQDQLVEAFAGAVEHARTNRVWRRLLEVEADLLLPFLTTGGHSALDVARQLLGQLLTRAQAEGEVPDLDAAMVVEVMVRTAHSMVLTSAGPVDVDDPVALRAFARADLVEPLLGQPRTRPAEPEEPTRP, encoded by the coding sequence ATGTCCGTGCGACCGACGCCGAACGCCATGCCAGACGGCGACCCATCCGGGACCGTGCAGGGAGACGTGGCCGTCCTGGTCGGCGACCTACTCAGCGCCGATGCGCCGGACGGCGACCGGGACGACGTCGCCGAGGCGCTGGTGCAGGCCGGTCGCGACATGATGGCGACGACGGGCATCCGTCGCCTCCGCATGGACGACGTCGCGCGGCGGGCTGGCTACGGCAGGGCGACGCTGTACCGGCGCTTCGCCACCCGCGACGACCTGGTCTGGGCCGTCGTAACGGTCGAGGTGGACCAGGCGCTCCGGCACATCGGCGCCCGGCTGCTGGCGCTGCCCACGCTGCAGGACCAGCTGGTGGAGGCCTTCGCCGGCGCCGTCGAGCACGCCAGGACGAACCGCGTGTGGCGCCGGCTGCTGGAGGTCGAGGCCGACCTCCTGCTCCCCTTCCTGACCACTGGCGGTCACAGCGCCCTCGACGTGGCGCGCCAGCTGCTGGGCCAACTGCTCACGCGCGCCCAGGCGGAGGGGGAGGTGCCCGACCTCGACGCCGCGATGGTCGTCGAGGTCATGGTCCGCACGGCGCACTCCATGGTGTTGACCTCCGCGGGCCCCGTGGACGTCGACGATCCCGTCGCGCTGCGCGCGTTCGCCCGCGCCGACCTGGTCGAACCGCTGCTGGGCCAGCCCCGGACACGACCCGCTGAACCGGAGGAGCCGACACGACCATGA
- a CDS encoding LLM class flavin-dependent oxidoreductase — MTEIGITIGGPLTVLPHLAKAAEDRGFDSVWVAETSQTAIIQAAVAAQATERVRVGTNIALAFPTAPAAQAMLAWDLAELSGNRFTLGLGSQVRRIVEDRFGVDFRPAAARMREYVQAVRAAWAFHRGEDDAAFEGEHYHVRHPGVTGGGAGRDADITIPIYVAAVGPLMVEAATAAADGILGHPFTSDRYIETVVHERIADGLAAAGRDRSDFTLAQGVMIAVSEDGQQAREWCKQQIAFYGTTPNYKGVFDSYGDGHLTDELRAVFARDKRDVDALRAAVPDEAVDRYAVAGTPDEVRDRFDSMAHLADHWIIGGPWYRMGMEAMGANVMATLEALGR, encoded by the coding sequence ATGACCGAGATCGGGATCACGATCGGGGGGCCGCTGACGGTCCTCCCCCACCTCGCGAAGGCGGCCGAGGACCGGGGCTTCGACTCGGTGTGGGTCGCCGAGACCAGCCAGACGGCCATCATCCAGGCCGCCGTCGCCGCGCAGGCCACCGAGCGCGTCCGAGTCGGCACGAACATCGCCCTCGCGTTCCCGACCGCGCCCGCCGCCCAGGCGATGCTGGCGTGGGACCTGGCGGAGCTGTCGGGCAACCGGTTCACCCTCGGCCTGGGGAGCCAGGTGCGCCGGATCGTGGAGGACCGCTTCGGCGTCGACTTCCGCCCGGCGGCGGCTCGCATGCGCGAGTACGTCCAGGCGGTGCGGGCGGCCTGGGCGTTCCACCGGGGTGAGGACGACGCGGCCTTCGAGGGCGAGCACTACCACGTCCGCCACCCCGGCGTGACCGGCGGCGGAGCGGGCCGGGACGCGGACATCACGATCCCGATCTACGTCGCCGCGGTCGGGCCGTTGATGGTCGAGGCCGCCACGGCGGCGGCCGACGGGATCCTCGGCCACCCCTTCACCTCCGACCGCTACATCGAGACGGTCGTGCACGAACGCATCGCCGACGGGCTGGCGGCCGCCGGCCGGGACCGGAGCGACTTCACCCTCGCCCAGGGCGTGATGATCGCCGTGAGCGAGGACGGCCAGCAGGCCCGGGAGTGGTGCAAGCAGCAGATCGCCTTCTACGGCACGACCCCGAACTACAAGGGCGTGTTCGACTCCTACGGCGACGGGCACCTGACCGACGAGCTCCGCGCGGTGTTCGCCCGCGACAAGCGGGACGTCGATGCGCTGCGAGCTGCGGTGCCCGACGAGGCCGTCGACCGCTACGCCGTCGCCGGCACCCCCGACGAGGTCCGGGACCGGTTCGACTCGATGGCCCACCTCGCCGACCACTGGATCATCGGGGGTCCCTGGTACCGGATGGGCATGGAGGCGATGGGCGCGAACGTGATGGCGACGCTGGAGGCGCTGGGCCGCTGA
- the rodA gene encoding rod shape-determining protein RodA, whose amino-acid sequence MSGLNMAERSDRLVRESIQRRWAGAFSPAGHIDWVLLVSALLLTIVGFVMVGGATANDPAVVEGSGNVYVERQVIAFLLGLAAGAVTTLFDYRNFRAWSVVAYGVALVLLVAVLIPGIGAEVNGAQAWFRIGPLQFQPAEFAKIAIILVLAAHFHEYREEALGMRALVEALAFALFPMLLILLQPDFGTFIVFAVIVAGVLLMAGVHLRYMLALVAGSIAACVAALQLGIVKEYQLDRLTAFLDPENIDALGAGYNVVQAQIAVGSGRFFGQGLGSGSQTLSGFVPESQTDFIFTVVGEQTGFVGSMLVLILFGLLLWRSLRIAALSRDMFGTLIAAGVISVFAFQMFINVGMAIGIMPVTGLPLPFISYGGTSLITSWVLVGLLENVHMRRYTT is encoded by the coding sequence GTGAGCGGTCTCAACATGGCCGAGCGCAGCGACCGGCTGGTCCGCGAGTCGATCCAGCGCCGCTGGGCGGGTGCGTTCAGCCCCGCCGGCCACATCGACTGGGTGCTGCTCGTCTCCGCACTGCTGCTCACCATCGTCGGCTTCGTCATGGTGGGGGGCGCGACGGCGAACGACCCGGCCGTGGTGGAGGGGTCGGGCAACGTCTACGTCGAGCGGCAGGTCATCGCCTTCCTCCTCGGTCTGGCCGCCGGTGCGGTCACCACCCTGTTCGACTACCGGAACTTCCGGGCCTGGTCGGTGGTGGCCTACGGCGTGGCCCTCGTCCTGCTGGTCGCCGTGCTGATCCCCGGGATCGGGGCCGAGGTCAACGGCGCCCAGGCGTGGTTCCGCATCGGACCGCTGCAGTTCCAGCCGGCGGAGTTCGCGAAGATCGCGATCATCCTGGTGCTGGCCGCGCACTTCCACGAGTACCGGGAGGAGGCCCTCGGCATGCGGGCGCTGGTGGAGGCCCTCGCCTTCGCGCTGTTCCCGATGCTGCTGATCCTGCTCCAGCCGGACTTCGGGACGTTCATCGTGTTCGCGGTGATCGTTGCCGGCGTCCTGCTCATGGCCGGCGTGCACCTGCGGTACATGTTGGCGCTGGTCGCCGGGTCGATCGCCGCCTGCGTCGCGGCCCTCCAGCTCGGGATCGTGAAGGAGTACCAGCTCGACCGGCTGACCGCGTTCCTCGACCCGGAGAACATCGACGCGCTCGGCGCGGGCTACAACGTGGTGCAGGCCCAGATCGCCGTCGGCTCGGGCCGGTTCTTCGGCCAGGGCCTCGGCAGCGGGTCCCAGACGCTGTCGGGCTTCGTCCCCGAGAGCCAGACCGACTTCATCTTCACCGTCGTCGGCGAGCAGACCGGCTTCGTCGGGTCGATGCTGGTCCTCATCCTCTTCGGCCTGCTGCTCTGGCGGTCCCTGCGGATCGCCGCGCTCAGCCGGGACATGTTCGGCACCCTGATCGCCGCCGGCGTGATCAGCGTCTTCGCGTTCCAGATGTTCATCAACGTCGGGATGGCCATCGGGATCATGCCGGTGACCGGGCTGCCGCTGCCGTTCATCTCCTACGGCGGCACCAGCCTGATCACCTCGTGGGTCCTCGTGGGGCTGCTCGAGAACGTCCACATGCGGCGCTACACGACCTGA